The nucleotide sequence TTAAAATATAGATAATTTTTTGATAATTAAAAAAGGTATTGTAAATTTTTAGGAGAGCAGGTTAAAAAACTTTTGCGTGAGAGCCTATATCTATTGCTTTTAGTATCAAGATATCATATCTTTTTTCATAAATTAAAACCAAATCAGGCCTAATATGACAATCCCGAAAACCTTTTAAAGCTCCTTTTAAAGGGTGATCGCAATATTTTAAATCCAACGGTTCATCTTCACATAACTTATCTAAAATCTCTATTACGACTTTTATATCCTCTTTATTTAGTTTTTTAACAGATTTTTTAAATTTACTTGTGTATAAAAGCTCAAATTTAGCCAACTTTCACCCCTATATCTTGAAACATTTCTTTAGCGTTTTTAAATGTTTTTGTTTTGCCATTTTTTATCGCTCGATCTAGCTCGTTTGACGCTGATAATATATCTTTTACATATTTTTTATCATATCCATTTTCGTCGAGTTCTACTACTTTCATTTTAGTGTTTGGACTGAGTTTTACTATGCTTTTTATAGCTTCTAAGATCTCTTCTTTTACGTTTTGCAGTTCTAGTCTTACGGTCATTTTGTCTCCTTGATTTTTGCTCATTATACCTAAAAATTATAAAAGTTATGCAATTTGTAGTTATTAAATTTAAAAGATATTGGTTAGAAAATTAAGGAGCAATGCTATACGCAAAGCTCCTCTAGCAAAAAAACTATCTACTATTTATTAAGGTTTGGTCAAAAAGAAGTCAATGTGTCATTGCTGTAAAAATAGCTTATTTAAGTTGTGCTAAATTTACTTGCAATAACTTCTTTATCTAAACTAGGCTACTGTGATTAAGCTAGCAGCGTCTATAGCTAAATCTCCTGTAAATCCAGCAAGTTTAATCAATCCATCTGTTGCTTTTGTAAGCAGACTATCAGCAACAGCTGCGTTAGCTGTATCAATAACAACATAAGTATCTCCGTTGAATTGGAAATAGCTAGCCTTAGCATTTGTTGAGCCATCACCTTCTAATGCTTTTTTCAAGTAATCATCAAATGTAGATGTTGATGTTAATCCCGCTATTTTTGTTATATCATTTTTGGCCTCAGTTTGTCCACTGGCTTTAACAAGAGATGCGTCTATCTTGTCACCTTTGCTAAAGTCTGTTATGGTAGTGTATTGGGTTTTGTCTGCCGCTCCTATAGTAAGCTTAACTGTATCATTTCCAGCGCCTAAAGTTACAACTTGAGTATCATATCCTACTGTTATAGTATCATCTCCGCTACCGCCTTTGATTGCAGCTCCGCTAGCTAATTTATTTACACTTGCATCAAATGTAAGCTTACCTGTCAATGCGCTAGCGTCTAAATCTTTTATGTTCTTAAGCCCAGTTGCCACAGTAGAGGCTGCAACTGTAATATCTCCATCACCGCTTATAACTATTTTATTAGCGCCATTTGTTCCGTTGCTGCTTGTATCGATCCACAAAGTATTTGCAGTAGAACTATCTTTAGCTACTGAAGTTATATTAACAGATTCTATGCCGCCATCTATCTTTAAGCCTTTAGTTGTAGCTCCAGCTTCTACCTTCTTATCTGCACTTATAATAGCTTTAGCATTAAGAACTATATTTACAGTATCATCAGCTCCGGACATATCATTCATCTTGATAGTCATAACTTGTGATTTTGCCATCTCTTTTGATTGTATATCTATTGCCTGATTCTTATTTACTATTATCTCAAATGGCGCGTCTGTTTTATCAGTAGATAACCCAATATTCACAAACGAGCTTGCGCTTACGTCTGTATTTGCGCTTAATGCGTCGCTAACAGTTACGTTTTCTATGTTTTTAATCATACCTAAAGTAGCAGCGTCTGCTAATGCGCTAGCTTTCATAATAATCGTATCATTTCCAGCTCCGCCATCTATCAGCGATCCTGCTTTTAGCTTTTTAGCTTCTAAAGTTAGAGTATCATTTCCAGCGCCTGTTTTTACGCTAAGTTGTGATCCCTCAACTGCATCGGTGTCTCCAAATGCTATTTTAGCATTTCCACTAAATCCACTAGCATCTATACTAGTTACATTATCAAGATCCCCAGCGTCAAGTAAAAGCTCTTTACCACTACCTTTTACGATAAACGTAGTAAATGAATCATTTTGTAATTCAGCGTGGGTTGGATCTTTGGTACCATCAGCCTTAGTTATTAAAAAGTTGTTACTATCTGCATTTGCTGTGATATTTGCTACTTTAGTTACAGTATTAGTTACTAGAGCAACAGTAGCAGTTTTTCCACTTAAATTTAAATTTAAAGTCTCAGCAGTTGATGTAATGTGAGCGTATTTGTTATCTCCGGTTTTAGCTGATACGACATTATCAAAATTTAAAGTAGATACACCTTTAAAATCAAACGCAGCAGCTGCGCTAGAATCGCCTAAAGTTACATTGCTTAAAGTTACACTCTTTAAAGTATCTCCATCAAACGCATTTTCAGCTGTTAGCTTACTAGCATTTTTTATAGTTAAGTTTTCTAAAGCTTTAGTTGCGTTTGCTGCTATGCTTACTTCACTGTTTGCCGCATTTATACTTAGGTCTTTAACCGCCTCTGCTTTAGTCACGGTTACATTGCCACTAGCTTTTATATTAAGCTTAGTAGCGTCAGTATCTGCTATCTTAGTCTCGCCTACTATATTTAAAGAAACACTCTTATATCCATTTATAGCAAGACCAGTACCGTCTGCAGCTTGAATCTCAGATATGATATTTAATTTCTCAACATTAGTTACGCCAAGAAGAGCTGAGTTTAAATCGCTAGTTGTTAGATTAGTTGCGGTAGAGTTGCTATTTAGACCAAATGATATATTTATAGTGTCATTTCCAGCACCACCATCTACGGTGTCAAACGCGGTCAATGTAGATTTGTTAATACCTGTTCCCAAATAAACAGTTCCATTAAAAGTATCATCTAAATCAGTACCCTTTAAATTATCATTACCCTCTGTAAGATCATAAGTACTACCTGGATTAGGTAACTCACTCTTTAAAGCATCAATCTCACCCTTAACCTTATCAAGATCACTAGCACTAGTAATCTCACTAATTAACTTAGAAGTAGTACCCTCATCTAATCCAGTAATATCCTTACCCAAAGTAGCATCAGCAAAGTAATCACTAGCAGCAGCCTTAGCCTCAAATATAGCCTTAGACTCAGCACTACCACCATTAACCATAGAGTCAATCATAGCACCTATTAAATCACCCTTGCTTAAACTAGCAACATTAATAACATTACCCTTACTATCAGTAAATTCTCCACCACCAGTTATAGCCTTAGTCCAATAATTAATACCATCAACATCACTAGTACTACCTAAAGCTATACTATATATCTTAGTAACAAACTCTTTCTCATTACCAGCTAAAAGAGAATCACCAAAGAATTTAGCCGCCCCTGGACTATCAAGCATAATATTAGCTAAACTTGAAACTCCTAAACTATTACTATTGGCATAATCTAACCAATACTTATTACCATCACCCTCACTTGCCATACCCATAATAGTGATATAAAGCATTGAAACATCTGTTTTGTTTAACATTTAAGGACTCCTTAATAAAATAAAATAAAATCACCAGCAAAAGCAACCAACCATATCTATAGTTATCTATATACTAAATACTTACAAGATATCAAATACTATTTTTAGCATTAAATAGCATTAATACTGATTTTTAGTTAAAAAGAGAAAGAGATATTTAAAAAGAGGGATAGAAAAATTAGATTAAGTATTAAGCTACTTCTAACTTTTATCCGATATAATTATGTTTATTAACATAATGAAAGATAACATAATGTTTATTAACCGTATCAATGAATTACAAGCTTTAAATGACGAATACGCCAAAGACGGCGCTAGATTTGCAGTGATATATGGCAGAAGAAGAGTCGGTAAAACCGCACTTATAAGCGAGTTTATGAAAGGAAAAATCGGCGTATATCACTATGCCACCACTAGTCCCAACTCTGCAAATGAGCTTGGTAGGAGTCTGGCTGCAGCATTAAATATCCCATTATCCCATAAGTTGAAATTTGAAAATTTCACCGAAGTATTTGAGTTGCTTATAGAATGTATGCCAAAAGAAAATGCGAATAATACGCCGCAAAAACTCATCATAGCCATAGACGAATTTCAGAATTTAGCTATTGCAGATAGGAATTTCATCAGCGAATTCCAGCGTATATTTGACACGATAATAGCCAAATCAAACGTTATGCTTATCATTTGCGGCTCTGTGATTTCGATGATGCATTCTTTGGCACTTGATTATCAAGCTCCGCTATACGGCAGGCGCACTGTAAATTTTCATATCAAACCACTAAAATTTAAGCACATAAAAGAGTTTTTACCTAGCTTATCAAAACTAGATCAAATACTTATATACACATCATTTGGCACGATACCAAAATACCTACAAAGCTATGAGGAAAATAAAGATTTCGTACTAAATTTAAAAAACAACATTTTAGACAAAAACTCATACCTCTACAGCGAGGGGCAGTTTCTTTTAAATTCCGAAATCACAGAGCCCGCGAGTTATTTTAGCATACTAGAAAGCATCAGCAAAGGCAATACGAAAATCGGCTCGATAGCAAGCAGCTTAGGAGTAAGCTCAACATATCTCACGAGATATCTAGCAAAACTAGTTCAGTTAGATTTAGTCGAAAAAGAAATTCCTATAACAGAGCAAAACCCACTAAAATCGAAGTTTGGTAGATATCGCATTGTTGATAAGTATCTGAATTTTTGGTTTTATTATGTTTATAAAAATTACTCATTGCTAGAAATTTCAAATCAAGAAGCCGTTCTAAATGAAATCAAACTAAACTTTTATGATAAATTTGTTAGTTTTGCGTTTGAAGATGTGGTTAAAGAGATGATTTTAGATAATCCAAAAGAGCTTATAGGCTTCATTCCAACAAAAGTTGGACGCTGGTGGGACAACAAAAATGAGATTGATCTAGTCGCTCTTAGTGAGAAAAATATATGTTTTATCGAGTGCAAATGGCAAAACAACGCACACACCCAAAAGGTTTTATCTCATCTTGTAGAGAAATCAAAAAATCTTATAAACGACAAGATACCTAGCTACAAAGTATTTACAAAAGAGTGGTTTTTAGCTACATAATATATTTGTTTAAGAGTTAAAACAGCAAGCAAAAGATTAAATTAAAAAGATAAAAGAGTTAAAAGTAGTTAAATTTAATCAACGAAAAGTAGTTAAATAAGTTAGTCAAATTTAAAATCAAATTTATAAGTTAAAAAATCAAAGTATTCAAATTTAAAAAAGACAAAAAAGACAAATTTAAAAACAAACTATAGAGTTATTAAATTTAAAAAGATAAAAGAGTTAAATTTAAAAACAATTCAAGGAGCCTATTTAAAGGCTCCTCTAGCAAAAAAACTATCTACTATTTATTAAGGTTTGGTCTGATATCACTATAATAATGCATTATGCGATAGTAACTCCAGTGTCTGAATTTAGAGAAATACTACCTAAATCAACGGCTTGATCAGGTGTTCCACCTAGTTTTACTATTATATCACCAACAGCTATATCTGCAGTTGAGCCAACTGCGTTGTAGAATAAGTAACTCTCATTGTTATATGTAAATCCATACACTGTTTTAGCTACGTCATGACTACTTGCAAAAGTAGCAAAATCAGTTGCTAAGTTACCAGTTGATACTAAATTACCTGCATTTTCATAAGTAGCAACATCACTACCTGCGAATTTAATGCTATCTCCAGTGCTAAAGTCGGTTATAGTTGTAAAGTCTGCTTTAGTTGCGTCAGATACTACTGAAGCAATTAAGTTAAACGTATCATTACCTTCACCACCTGTTACTGTTACACTTTTGCCATCTGCTAGTTTAGCTCCTATAAATGTGTCATCACCAGCACCAAGATCTATGGTAACATCATCTGTATTTTTTGCGAAAGTTACCGTATCATCTCCAGCGCTACCTTTTATAGTAGTAACTTTTGTTAGCTCTTCAGCGATAGTTATAGTGCCTTCTAAAGTTCCACCAGTAGCACTTAATCCGCTTAGATCTATAGTTTGTATAGCTGTTGCAGCTCCATCTGGAGCAACGGTAACTGTGTTTGCACCACCACCTAAGTCACCACTTAGTGTTATAGCTGTTACAGCAGCATCAGCTGTATTTGCAGTGATTGTCTCAGCAGCGTCACTACCTTGTATATCTACAACTAACTTATTATCTGTATGTTTTACTTTTGATAAATCAATCGCAACACCACTTGTTATACCCTTAAGCCCACTTATATCTATGCTATTTAGTTTAACAGCATCTGTTAAAGTAAGAGCTAAAGTTCCACCACTTAAATCTCCACTAGCAGTTATAGATTCAGTATTTACTGCACCTTTTAGTGTTAATGAGTCAGTAGCATTTGCTCCACCAATCATTTGAGCATTTAAGTCAGTACCACCAGCAGCTGCAGTTATCTCTACTACGTTTTTACTGATCTCTGAACCTACATAAACTACTTCGTTTGATGTAATTGATACTTTATTACTACTACCACTATTTATCTCTCCTAATACCCCACCTAGATCTATACTTACTATATCACCAGTAATATTTCCTAAAGTAACTGCTCCTAAAGCATTTCCTGCATTTAGAGTTACGTTACCTTTAGTAGCTGATACAGTTCCTAAAGTAACATCTCCAGTAGCTGAAGAGATGATCACACTAGCATTTCCTGTAGATGAAGTTATATTTCCTAAATTTAATGCTGCAACATTTTCTATATTAAAGTCTATGTCACCTTTTGCAGTAGTTGTTCCTAGTTTAAAATCTCCACTTACATTTACATTTGCTTCTAAAGATGAAAGTGTTGCAGTTCCTACAGATACACCAGATAAATCAGCAGTAGCTCCATTTACGGTTAAGTTATTTAAGTTTTTTAAACTATTAATTGTTCCTACGCTAAATGCTCCCTCAGCATTTACATTAAGATTTTTTACTGAATCAAGAGCTGTAGCTGAGCCTGTTAATGCAAACGCACCTTTATTATTTACAGTTAAATCAGTTAATTTACCTGCTGTAAGAGACATACCTGCAGTGCCTTTTTCAGCATTTATAGATATATTTGTAGCGTTTGCAGCATTTATAACTGCGTCAGTTTTTGCTATAGTAGATAAAGCGTCTGTATTTACAGTAAGAGATTCTGATTTAACCGCTGTTATATTGCCTTTAACAGTAGTTGCTGCGCCTTTAGCGTCACCGCCTTTGAAATTCACGGTGTTTAGACCGGCGTTATTTACTGTTACAGTGTTAGTTTCGCTATCATTATTTACAAAACTAACTGTTTCTATCGCGCTGTTAGTTATAGTTATATTTCCACCTGTTGCTTGTTTAACGTCTAGTTCAGTTACGCCTGTTGCGTTGTTCATAGCTAGAGTTAGAGCTCCACCAACTGCTTCTACTGTAACTTTTTCTACATTTGCTACTGTAGGTTTTAAAGCGCCTGTACCTTTTATAACTAGCTCATCATTTCCAGCTCCACCATCAATTACTACATTTGCAGCAAAATCTTTTACAGTTATCTTATCATTACCATTACCACCTTTGATACTAGTAACATTAGTTGATGCAGTTAAATTTGCATCTAAAGCTCCACCAAAGCTAGAAGCATCTAAAGTAGTTGTTTTTCCTCCAGTTGTTAAAGATAGATTTGCATTTCCTTTTACAGATATATTAGCCACGTTAGCAGTTAAAAAGCTTCCCTCACCTGTAGTATTTAAATTTAGAGTTTCTACCTTATCAGCAGTAACTGTTACACCAGCATCTTTAGTACCAACAGAATTTACTTTTAGGTTTTGTACATCAGCGTTACCATCAAGTACTTTTTCTGCATACATAGCGTCTATGCTTAAACTATTTCCTTTAAATCCACTAACTTCAAGATCTACTATATTAGCAAGATTAGTAACGCTAATTCCTTTTTCACCACTTAGTGCAACTGTTTGTAGTCCATCTATACCTTTAGCATCAAATGTTCTGTTTGAAACACTACTATTAG is from Campylobacter fetus subsp. testudinum 03-427 and encodes:
- a CDS encoding archaeal ATPase family protein (Pfam matches to PF01637.14 Arch_ATPase, and to PF03008.10 DUF234), encoding MFINRINELQALNDEYAKDGARFAVIYGRRRVGKTALISEFMKGKIGVYHYATTSPNSANELGRSLAAALNIPLSHKLKFENFTEVFELLIECMPKENANNTPQKLIIAIDEFQNLAIADRNFISEFQRIFDTIIAKSNVMLIICGSVISMMHSLALDYQAPLYGRRTVNFHIKPLKFKHIKEFLPSLSKLDQILIYTSFGTIPKYLQSYEENKDFVLNLKNNILDKNSYLYSEGQFLLNSEITEPASYFSILESISKGNTKIGSIASSLGVSSTYLTRYLAKLVQLDLVEKEIPITEQNPLKSKFGRYRIVDKYLNFWFYYVYKNYSLLEISNQEAVLNEIKLNFYDKFVSFAFEDVVKEMILDNPKELIGFIPTKVGRWWDNKNEIDLVALSEKNICFIECKWQNNAHTQKVLSHLVEKSKNLINDKIPSYKVFTKEWFLAT
- the sapA7 gene encoding surface array protein A, encoding MLNKTDVSMLYITIMGMASEGDGNKYWLDYANSNSLGVSSLANIMLDSPGAAKFFGDSLLAGNEKEFVTKIYSIALGSTSDVDGINYWTKAITGGGEFTDSKGNVINVASLSKGDLIGAMIDSMVNGGSAESKAIFEAKAAASDYFADATLGKDITGLDEGTTSKLISEITSASDLDKVKGEIDGLKESIDEAGLNKIALTTENDTITGTEGGDLISGVVGTAAESTLNPGDKIDGGAGNDVLKVDLKGNFKGLKDDGYIKNIEKLSLTNSSVSNRTFDAKGIDGLQTVALSGEKGISVTNLANIVDLEVSGFKGNSLSIDAMYAEKVLDGNADVQNLKVNSVGTKDAGVTVTADKVETLNLNTTGEGSFLTANVANISVKGNANLSLTTGGKTTTLDASSFGGALDANLTASTNVTSIKGGNGNDKITVKDFAANVVIDGGAGNDELVIKGTGALKPTVANVEKVTVEAVGGALTLAMNNATGVTELDVKQATGGNITITNSAIETVSFVNNDSETNTVTVNNAGLNTVNFKGGDAKGAATTVKGNITAVKSESLTVNTDALSTIAKTDAVINAANATNISINAEKGTAGMSLTAGKLTDLTVNNKGAFALTGSATALDSVKNLNVNAEGAFSVGTINSLKNLNNLTVNGATADLSGVSVGTATLSSLEANVNVSGDFKLGTTTAKGDIDFNIENVAALNLGNITSSTGNASVIISSATGDVTLGTVSATKGNVTLNAGNALGAVTLGNITGDIVSIDLGGVLGEINSGSSNKVSITSNEVVYVGSEISKNVVEITAAAGGTDLNAQMIGGANATDSLTLKGAVNTESITASGDLSGGTLALTLTDAVKLNSIDISGLKGITSGVAIDLSKVKHTDNKLVVDIQGSDAAETITANTADAAVTAITLSGDLGGGANTVTVAPDGAATAIQTIDLSGLSATGGTLEGTITIAEELTKVTTIKGSAGDDTVTFAKNTDDVTIDLGAGDDTFIGAKLADGKSVTVTGGEGNDTFNLIASVVSDATKADFTTITDFSTGDSIKFAGSDVATYENAGNLVSTGNLATDFATFASSHDVAKTVYGFTYNNESYLFYNAVGSTADIAVGDIIVKLGGTPDQAVDLGSISLNSDTGVTIA
- the sapA6 gene encoding surface array protein A, encoding MLNKTDVSMLYITIMGMASEGDGNKYWLDYANSNSLGVSSLANIMLDSPGAAKFFGDSLLAGNEKEFVTKIYSIALGSTSDVDGINYWTKAITGGGEFTDSKGNVINVASLSKGDLIGAMIDSMVNGGSAESKAIFEAKAAASDYFADATLGKDITGLDEGTTSKLISEITSASDLDKVKGEIDALKSELPNPGSTYDLTEGNDNLKGTDLDDTFNGTVYLGTGINKSTLTAFDTVDGGAGNDTINISFGLNSNSTATNLTTSDLNSALLGVTNVEKLNIISEIQAADGTGLAINGYKSVSLNIVGETKIADTDATKLNIKASGNVTVTKAEAVKDLSINAANSEVSIAANATKALENLTIKNASKLTAENAFDGDTLKSVTLSNVTLGDSSAAAAFDFKGVSTLNFDNVVSAKTGDNKYAHITSTAETLNLNLSGKTATVALVTNTVTKVANITANADSNNFLITKADGTKDPTHAELQNDSFTTFIVKGSGKELLLDAGDLDNVTSIDASGFSGNAKIAFGDTDAVEGSQLSVKTGAGNDTLTLEAKKLKAGSLIDGGAGNDTIIMKASALADAATLGMIKNIENVTVSDALSANTDVSASSFVNIGLSTDKTDAPFEIIVNKNQAIDIQSKEMAKSQVMTIKMNDMSGADDTVNIVLNAKAIISADKKVEAGATTKGLKIDGGIESVNITSVAKDSSTANTLWIDTSSNGTNGANKIVISGDGDITVAASTVATGLKNIKDLDASALTGKLTFDASVNKLASGAAIKGGSGDDTITVGYDTQVVTLGAGNDTVKLTIGAADKTQYTTITDFSKGDKIDASLVKASGQTEAKNDITKIAGLTSTSTFDDYLKKALEGDGSTNAKASYFQFNGDTYVVIDTANAAVADSLLTKATDGLIKLAGFTGDLAIDAASLITVA
- a CDS encoding putative toxin-antitoxin system, toxin component, YafQ family (Pfam match to PF15738.1 YafQ_toxin), with the protein product MAKFELLYTSKFKKSVKKLNKEDIKVVIEILDKLCEDEPLDLKYCDHPLKGALKGFRDCHIRPDLVLIYEKRYDILILKAIDIGSHAKVF